AGATCAAAAAGGATAAGCATCGTCAGTTTCCGTTTCACGAAATGTTTCTGGACGAACAGAAGGTGGGACAAATCGAGCTGTTCAATGTGCTGAAGGCCTATTCAATATACAATCCCAAGGTGGGATTCTGTCAAGCGCAAGCGCCAATAGCTGCATTTCTATTGATGCATTTGCCGGCAGAGGATGCCTTTTGGGTATTTGTGAGCGTATGTGATGTGTAAGTCCAATAAATTTCGAattgtttaacatttaataattcatttttctttcaatGACAGCTATTTGCAGGACTACTTTATACCTGGTCTCGAAGTGATACAAAATGATGCGGGCATATTGGAGGGCCTGCTTAAAAAAACCTGCCCGCCCGTCTATCGTCATCTGCAGAAGCACAAAGTGGAGCCGCTCCTCTACATGACAGATTGGTTTCTATGCGCTCTGACGCGCACACTACCCTGGGAGACGTTGCTGCGTGTGTGGGATTGTTTTCTCGCCGAGGGAATAAGGGTCATATTTAAAGTGGCGCTTGTCATCATTGGTGCCTCCCTCAGTCGGCACAAGGTGCGCAAAACCTGCACTGGTCTCTGCGAAACGTTGGCAGTGCTACGTTCACCACCAGAGCACATTATGGAAGAGGAGTTCATTATTAACAATATGATGCGTCTCAATTTGCGGGTCGAGGACTTTCAAATTGAGCATACGCGCCAGAAGGCGCGACGTGCCAAACAAAAGGCTCAGCAGGATGGGGCGGAATCTAGCACAAGTAATGGAAGGCGCAACATGCCCACATTGTGAGGACGAAGGtgcacaacacaacacaacataCAGCAACTatttactactactactactactactacaacagcaacaaattgttacTAAACACACGACAGACACTCATCAATccacactacacacacacaatgcatatgttttatatatagaaaacatAATCAAGCAAAGTCGAATAGAAGGAGGCGTGCACAAAAACAGAGAAAGGAACTGAAACATGTAAACTTCGAAACGAtaaaggaaaaagaaaaatgaataacaaaatACTGTTTAATCAACAGTCAATTAGATAACTTTCATTCCATGCGCATACGAAATGTATTTGGCAAAcagtttgtttaatatttcataagtTAAAACattgttctttaatttaattcatattgttgcaattattatgtgcgtgcaatttgtttatgcttttcaaaagtatttattattatttattgtatgtattacattaaattaaaacatttttagcaTAAGCGTTTTACAACCCGTAAACATATCGTATTATTATCAtacttattgatttattttttacaacaaaCACTTTATTGGCAGCTGCAATGTTAATAGGTCAAGAAACAGAAGTAAGCATGCATTCTCTAATTGTATTaaagattattaaattatatatttattgtcgACATTCATTTTTGTTCGTGTTTACTTAAACCACGTAAAACAATCAaatgcaatataaatatattgttgagGGGCGTTATTTGGGAGTATttagtcaaaattaaaaattaatatataagaatCACTATtactaatataataaatataaaagcaaaatatgtGGTCCACTTGattccaaaattttttttccctcACAACATTCGCAGATAACTTACAAAACTGTCGATATTCACAGTaggatataaattttttagacaGCTGTGAACACATAAAGGTCATGTATAAGAGCAGCATTTTTGAGCTTGTAATCTCATAACTCTAATTTGCGATTCCTGTATCATATATTATGATAAGGCGCTCTTCTGATTGCAAACAttcacaatttattaaatgcatatataaagTCAGTTTAGTGCTTTTCTgatcaaatttcatatttatttgtatataaattaacgaattactacaaatttaaactaaaaaaaataggggcggattaaaattgaaagctGCCGTAAAcccaaaataccaaaatgttTATTAGTAAAAT
The genomic region above belongs to Drosophila innubila isolate TH190305 chromosome 3R unlocalized genomic scaffold, UK_Dinn_1.0 2_E_3R, whole genome shotgun sequence and contains:
- the LOC117789867 gene encoding TBC1 domain family member whacked; its protein translation is MATPPRALDTISLCSTVSSCPDRNGFYGGFQRTDKPKEPLSKAQIIAREKKWLYMIDNWSIYMSKNYKKIRDRCRKGIPKSVRPRAWFYLSGAYLLKKKNPDVYEELLKKPGNPATIEEIKKDKHRQFPFHEMFLDEQKVGQIELFNVLKAYSIYNPKVGFCQAQAPIAAFLLMHLPAEDAFWVFVSVCDVYLQDYFIPGLEVIQNDAGILEGLLKKTCPPVYRHLQKHKVEPLLYMTDWFLCALTRTLPWETLLRVWDCFLAEGIRVIFKVALVIIGASLSRHKVRKTCTGLCETLAVLRSPPEHIMEEEFIINNMMRLNLRVEDFQIEHTRQKARRAKQKAQQDGAESSTSNGRRNMPTL